The Acuticoccus sediminis genome segment GATGTTCGCCGAGCTGGAAGGGATCCTGCTCGACCCGGTCTATTCCGGCAAAGGTGCGGCCGGGCTCATCGACCTCGTCCGTCGAGGCGAGATCGGCAATGACGAGACCGTCGTCTTCCTGCATACCGGTGGCTCGGCCGGGCTCTTCGGCTACCGTAAGAGCTTCGCCGGCTCGGCGGATTCCATCCTGGCGGCCGCCTGAGGCCGAGGCCCGCCGCGGGGTCGGGCCTTGGCGGCGAGAGGGGAGGGCGCCGGCGTGCTCCGGTGCGCGAGCGGCACCGCCCGGCTCGGAGGAAGTCGGCATGACGAGGGTTGACCATGAGTGTCCACGGGGATGATGTGAGGGCGCGCGGGACCCCCCGCACGATCGGTGTCCTGGGAGGGATGGGGCCCGAGGCGACCATCCTCCTCATGCAGCGCATCCTCGATGCGACGCCCGCAGCGGACGATGCCGACCACATCCCCCTTCTTGTCGACAGCAACACGCAGGTTCCCTCCCGCATAGCCCATCTCATCGAGGGGATGGGCGAGGATCCGGCTCCCGTCCTCGAGGCGATGACGCGGCGCCTCGTCGCGATGGGCGCTGCGGCCCTCGCCATGCCCTGCAACACCGCCCACAGCTATGCCGGCGCCGTCCGCCGGGCCGCCGGGGACGTCCCTTTCCTCGACATGGTGGCGCTCACCGCCGCCGCCGCGAACGAAGCCGCCGTCACGGCGGGGCCCGTTGGCCTTCTCGCGTCGCGCGCGGTCGAGAAAACCGCGATCTTCGCCGACGCCTGCGGGACGCGCGGCGTGATCTACCCCGCCGACCGCGATGCCATGCTGAGCGCCATCCGCGCCGTAAAGTCGGGGCGGCGCGATGCGGCCCGGCCCGTCCTCGATGCGGCAGCCGCGGAGCTCGCGGCGGCGGGCGCGGCCGTGCTCGTCGTCGGCTGCAGCGAATTCTCCCTCCTGTCGCGTGAGATCGGCGCTCCCGTCCCCCTCGTCGACAGCCTCGACAGCCTCACCGAAGCCTGCGTCGCGTTCGCCCGCGCTCCGGCAGGCGCAACCCCGGTCGCGTGAGAGAAGAGACACCCACATGAGCGTTCGATACCTGAAGCGCGGCGGCGAGGCCCCCGTCGCCGCGGCGGACGTCTCCGAGCGGGTCCGCGTCCTCCTCGCCGAGATCGAAGCGGGCGGCGAGGAGAAGGCGCTCGGCATCGCCCGCGACCTCGACGGCTTCAGCGGGGACGTCGACGTCGGCGCGGAAGAGATCGACGCCGCCCATGCCGCGCTCGATCCGGAGGCCAAGGCCGCCATCGCCTTCGCCCACGACAACATCCGCCGCTTCGCCGAGGCTCAGCGCGCGACCCTGACGGACACGGAGCTGGAGATTGCCCCCGGCTTCGTCGCCGGACAGCGGGTGATCCCCGTCGTTTCGGCGGGCGCCTACGTTCCCGGAGGGCGGTTCAGCCACATCGCCTCGGCGCTGATGACGATCACCACAGCGCGCGCCGCCGGCGTGTCGCACGTCGCCGCCGTCTCGCCGCCGCGACCGGGCGGGCGTCTCGCTCCGGACATGGTGTTTGCGATGGCACTCGCCGGCGCCGACCGGATCCTGTGCCTGGGCGGGGTGCAGGGTATCGCCGCCCTCGCCTTCGGCCTCTTCGGACTGCCGAAGGCGGACATCCTGGTGGGTCCCGGCAACGCCTACGTCGCCGAGGCCAAGCGGCAGCTCTTCGGTCGCGTCGGGATCGACATGGTCGCCGGTCCGACCGACTCCATGATCCTCGCCGATGACAGCGCGGACCCCGAAACTGTGGCCGCCGACCTCGTCGGCCAGATGGAGCACGGCGCCGACTCCCCCGTCTGGCTCGTCACCACCGACGCCGGGCTCGCCGAAGCGGTGATCGCGGCGGTGCCGCGTCTCGTCGAGGCGCTGCCGGAGGCGAACGCCGCCTCCGCCCGGGCGGCCTGGAGGATCGCCGAGGTGATCCTCGCGGACACGCGCGAGGAGATGGCGGAGGTCGCCGACCGGACCGGACCCGAGCACCTCCACGTCCAGGCCCGCGACCTCGACTGGTGGCTGGCGCGGCTGACCTCCTACGGCTCGCTGTTTCTGGGAGAGGAGACGACGGTCGCGTTCGGCGACAAGGCGGCCGGCCCCAATCACGTGCTTCCGACTTCGGGCGCGGCCCGTTACACCGGCGGCCTCTCGGTGCACAAGTTCCTCAAGGTGGTCACCTGGCAGCGCGCCAGCGCCAGCGGGGCCCACCCGATCGCCGAGGCGACCGCCCGCATCTCCCGCCTCGAAGGCATGGAGGCCCATGCCCGCACCGCCGACCTGCGCCTAACCGGTGGGAAACGGGGAGACTGAGGCGTCAGGCGGTCTCGTTCAGGTGGCAGGCGGCGTGGTGTCCGGCGCCGACCGGGCGCAGCGGGGGAACCTCCGCCGCGCACCGGTCGAACGCGTGCGGGCAGCGGGTGCGGAAGACGCAGCCCGACGGCGGCGCGATCGGGCTCGGCACGTCCCCGGACAGCACGATGCGTTCCCTGCGCTTCTCCGGCTCCACCATCGGCACCGCCGACAGCAGTGCCTCGGTGTAGGGATGTTTCGGCCCCGCGAAGATCGCCCGGCGCGGGGCCACTTCCACGATCCGGCCGAGGTACATCACCGCCACACGGTGTGTCATGTGCTCAACCACAGCGAGGTCGTGGCTGATGAAGAGGAGGGAGAGGCCAAGCTCGGCCTGCAGGTCCATCATCAGGTTGATGATCTGCGCCTGAACTGAGACGTCGAGTGCCGAGACCGCCTCGTCGCAGACGATGACGTCGGGCTCGGAGGCGAGCGCGCGGGCGATCCCGATGCGCTGACGCTGCCCGCCGGAAAACTGGTGCGGCATCCGCCCCATCGCCGCGCGTGACAGGCCCACCCGCTCCAGGAGGTCGCCGACCCGGGCCTCGCGTGCGGCCGCGGTCCTCGCGAGGCCGTGGGCGCGGATCGGCTCGGCGACGATCTCCTTCACCCGCATGCGCGGATTGAGGCTCGAGAACGGGTCCTGGAAGACCGTGCTCATGCGCCGCCGCATCGGTTTCAGCGCACGGCCGGCCAGGGTGTCGATGCGCACCCCGTCGAGTCGGATCTCGCCCGCAGTGAGCGGGGTGAGGCCGAGCAGGCACTTGCCCACCGTGGACTTGCCGCAGCCCGACTCGCCGACGAGGGACAGCGTCTCGCCGCGCGCCAGGTCGAACGAGACGTCGTTGACGGCCTGAACCGTTCCCTTGGTACGACCGAGGAGACCGCCGTGGATCGGGAAGTGCTTCACCAGGCCATCGACCGACACGAGCGGAGCCTCGCCCGTCGTGGCGGCGGCCGTGGAGCGTTCGAGGGAGGGGGCCATCATGCGGCGTCCTTCGGTGCGAAGTGGCAGGCTGCGAGATGGCCGGGCGCCTTGGTCTCCAGTGCCGGGTCGATCTGCCGACACACCTCCTCGGCCCGATGACACCGCGCCGCGAAGATGCACCCCTCGTGCGCCATCGTGAGATCCGGAACCCGGCCAGGGATCTCGGCGAGACGGGCCGGGGCGCCCGCCTCCAGCGAGGAGCCGAGGCGCGGTACCGCCGCCAGGAGGCCCTCGGTATAGGGGTGGCGCGGGTTGCGGAAGAGGTCGGCCACGCGGGCCTCCTCGACCTTGCGCCCGGCATACATCACGAGGACCCGCTCGGCGGTCTCCGCCACCACGCCGAGGTCGTGCGTGATCAGCATGATCGCCGAGCCGAGCTGCTCCCTGAGGCCGGCCATCAGCTCCAGGATCTGCGCCTGGATCGTCACGTCGAGCGCCGTCGTCGGCTCGTCGGCGATGAGGAGCTGCGGCCTGCAGGCGAGCGCGATGGCGATCATCGCCCGCTGCCGCATCCCGCCCGAGAGCTGG includes the following:
- a CDS encoding ABC transporter ATP-binding protein, producing the protein MAMLEVRDLRIHFRTGRGVNRAVDGLSFDIESGETLAIVGESGCGKSVTSMSVLRLVPTPPGVIDGSIRFKDREVLDLPMREMRKLRGGEIGMIFQEPMTSLNPVFTVGQQIGEALALHERLGGREARARSIEMLRLAGIPSPERRVDDYPHQLSGGMRQRAMIAIALACRPQLLIADEPTTALDVTIQAQILELMAGLREQLGSAIMLITHDLGVVAETAERVLVMYAGRKVEEARVADLFRNPRHPYTEGLLAAVPRLGSSLEAGAPARLAEIPGRVPDLTMAHEGCIFAARCHRAEEVCRQIDPALETKAPGHLAACHFAPKDAA
- a CDS encoding aspartate/glutamate racemase family protein; amino-acid sequence: MSVHGDDVRARGTPRTIGVLGGMGPEATILLMQRILDATPAADDADHIPLLVDSNTQVPSRIAHLIEGMGEDPAPVLEAMTRRLVAMGAAALAMPCNTAHSYAGAVRRAAGDVPFLDMVALTAAAANEAAVTAGPVGLLASRAVEKTAIFADACGTRGVIYPADRDAMLSAIRAVKSGRRDAARPVLDAAAAELAAAGAAVLVVGCSEFSLLSREIGAPVPLVDSLDSLTEACVAFARAPAGATPVA
- a CDS encoding ABC transporter ATP-binding protein, translating into MMAPSLERSTAAATTGEAPLVSVDGLVKHFPIHGGLLGRTKGTVQAVNDVSFDLARGETLSLVGESGCGKSTVGKCLLGLTPLTAGEIRLDGVRIDTLAGRALKPMRRRMSTVFQDPFSSLNPRMRVKEIVAEPIRAHGLARTAAAREARVGDLLERVGLSRAAMGRMPHQFSGGQRQRIGIARALASEPDVIVCDEAVSALDVSVQAQIINLMMDLQAELGLSLLFISHDLAVVEHMTHRVAVMYLGRIVEVAPRRAIFAGPKHPYTEALLSAVPMVEPEKRRERIVLSGDVPSPIAPPSGCVFRTRCPHAFDRCAAEVPPLRPVGAGHHAACHLNETA
- the hisD gene encoding histidinol dehydrogenase, whose protein sequence is MSVRYLKRGGEAPVAAADVSERVRVLLAEIEAGGEEKALGIARDLDGFSGDVDVGAEEIDAAHAALDPEAKAAIAFAHDNIRRFAEAQRATLTDTELEIAPGFVAGQRVIPVVSAGAYVPGGRFSHIASALMTITTARAAGVSHVAAVSPPRPGGRLAPDMVFAMALAGADRILCLGGVQGIAALAFGLFGLPKADILVGPGNAYVAEAKRQLFGRVGIDMVAGPTDSMILADDSADPETVAADLVGQMEHGADSPVWLVTTDAGLAEAVIAAVPRLVEALPEANAASARAAWRIAEVILADTREEMAEVADRTGPEHLHVQARDLDWWLARLTSYGSLFLGEETTVAFGDKAAGPNHVLPTSGAARYTGGLSVHKFLKVVTWQRASASGAHPIAEATARISRLEGMEAHARTADLRLTGGKRGD